A stretch of the Kroppenstedtia eburnea genome encodes the following:
- the thiC gene encoding phosphomethylpyrimidine synthase ThiC yields the protein MTDQETTFPNSRKVHLTGSREDIRVPMREIRLQSTTTESQGRVDHPPLHVYDTSGPYTDPDQSPNPQTGLPPLRRNWILERQDTEVHEEELKTAVKESSPVPGPKRKPLRAQPGRTVTQLHYARRGIITPEMEFIALREGVDPEFVRSEVAAGRAIIPANINHPETEPMIIGKKFHVKVNANIGNSAVTSSIEEEVEKMVWATRWGADTIMDLSTGKNIHTTREWILRNSPVPIGTVPIYQALEKVNGEPEKLTWEIYRETLIEQAEQGVDYFTIHAGVLLRYIPLTVDRVTGIVSRGGSIMAAWCLAHHQENFLYTRFREICEILRSYDIAVSLGDGLRPGSIADANDEAQFAELNTLAELTRIAWEYDVQVMVEGPGHIPMDKIKINVDIQQQLCKEAPFYTLGPLTTDIAPGYDHITSAIGAALIAWHGTAMLCYVTPKEHLGLPNKEDVKEGVIAYKIAAHAADLAKGLPRAKMRDDALSKARFEFRWEDQFNLSLDPERARSFHDETLPAEPAKTAHFCSMCGPKFCSMRITQDIRQYAAERGLFPDDAVKQGMEEKAEEFRSGGFNLYR from the coding sequence ATGACTGATCAGGAGACCACCTTCCCCAACAGTCGGAAAGTCCATCTGACCGGTTCCCGGGAGGACATCCGGGTACCCATGCGGGAAATCCGCCTCCAATCCACCACCACTGAGTCCCAGGGCAGGGTGGATCACCCACCACTTCATGTTTACGACACCAGCGGTCCCTACACCGACCCGGATCAATCCCCCAATCCACAGACAGGGCTTCCCCCGCTCCGCCGGAACTGGATTTTGGAGCGGCAGGACACAGAGGTCCACGAAGAGGAACTGAAGACAGCGGTAAAGGAATCCTCCCCTGTGCCGGGACCGAAACGAAAACCTCTCCGGGCCCAACCCGGTCGCACCGTGACCCAGCTTCACTATGCCCGCCGGGGGATCATCACCCCCGAAATGGAGTTTATCGCCCTGCGGGAAGGAGTCGATCCCGAATTTGTTCGCAGTGAAGTGGCTGCCGGACGTGCGATTATCCCTGCCAACATCAATCACCCGGAGACGGAACCGATGATCATCGGAAAGAAATTCCACGTGAAGGTGAATGCCAATATCGGAAATTCCGCTGTCACTTCCTCCATTGAAGAGGAGGTGGAAAAAATGGTGTGGGCCACCCGATGGGGGGCCGACACGATCATGGACTTGTCCACGGGAAAGAACATCCACACCACCAGGGAGTGGATCCTGCGCAATTCCCCGGTGCCGATCGGCACCGTCCCCATCTATCAGGCACTGGAGAAGGTAAACGGGGAACCGGAAAAACTGACTTGGGAGATTTATCGGGAAACCTTGATCGAACAGGCTGAACAAGGGGTGGACTACTTCACGATCCACGCAGGTGTACTCTTGCGTTACATCCCCTTGACAGTGGATCGGGTGACGGGGATTGTTTCCCGGGGAGGCTCGATCATGGCGGCCTGGTGCCTCGCCCATCATCAAGAAAATTTCCTGTACACCCGTTTCCGGGAGATCTGTGAGATACTCAGATCCTATGATATCGCCGTTTCCCTGGGAGACGGCCTGAGACCCGGTTCCATCGCCGACGCCAATGATGAAGCCCAATTCGCCGAATTGAACACACTGGCGGAATTGACCCGGATCGCCTGGGAGTACGATGTTCAAGTGATGGTGGAAGGTCCCGGTCACATTCCGATGGACAAAATCAAAATCAATGTGGACATCCAGCAGCAACTGTGTAAGGAAGCACCCTTTTACACATTGGGTCCCCTCACCACAGATATCGCCCCCGGATATGACCATATCACCTCAGCCATCGGGGCAGCCCTGATCGCCTGGCACGGAACGGCCATGCTCTGTTATGTGACTCCGAAAGAGCACTTGGGCCTTCCAAACAAAGAAGATGTGAAAGAAGGGGTGATCGCTTACAAAATCGCGGCTCACGCCGCCGATTTGGCCAAAGGTCTCCCCCGGGCCAAGATGCGGGACGATGCCCTGTCCAAAGCCCGCTTTGAGTTTCGCTGGGAAGATCAGTTCAACCTCTCCCTCGATCCCGAACGGGCACGCTCTTTCCATGATGAAACACTTCCGGCCGAACCGGCCAAAACCGCTCATTTCTGTTCCATGTGCGGGCCGAAATTCTGCAGCATGCGCATCACTCAGGATATTCGTCAATATGCCGCAGAGCGGGGCCTCTTCCCCGATGACGCCGTCAAACAGGGCATGGAGGAAAAAGCGGAGGAATTTCGCAGCGGCGGATTCAACCTCTATCGGTGA
- a CDS encoding ABC transporter permease subunit, producing MLLFFILFVSALCLAAFPLFFRVEGEVISFDWEPGMEAILQFLTGTDGHAPGSVRDLTDYSNFGEMFGYSAFTLWFAGTLVLLVGVPAGMFFSKISGWPKSVVGFLGIIPDFVLAIFLQLVVILIYRKSGILVLEVASVYDQVAWVLPMITLTLVPLVYLVQFVSGRTRQILTEDFIRTAKAKGLSRIKIYMHHVFRNLLPSIRGQLHQLNATLLGNLLIIEYWFNSPGITRFLDTRDYYYPLMAKTLICLILIYWIAYGWMRLLLWLIGKRLAHD from the coding sequence TTGCTGCTTTTTTTCATTTTGTTTGTGTCGGCGTTGTGCCTGGCTGCATTTCCCCTGTTTTTCAGGGTGGAAGGGGAAGTCATCTCCTTTGATTGGGAACCGGGTATGGAAGCGATTCTTCAGTTTTTGACGGGAACGGATGGGCACGCCCCGGGTTCTGTCCGGGATTTAACCGATTACAGCAACTTTGGGGAGATGTTCGGGTATTCGGCTTTCACGCTTTGGTTTGCCGGGACCCTGGTTTTGCTGGTGGGAGTGCCGGCGGGAATGTTTTTTTCCAAAATAAGCGGATGGCCAAAATCTGTGGTGGGTTTCCTGGGGATCATCCCCGACTTTGTGCTGGCGATCTTCCTGCAGTTGGTTGTGATTCTGATTTACCGGAAAAGTGGAATTCTGGTTCTGGAGGTTGCTTCCGTCTATGACCAGGTGGCGTGGGTTTTACCCATGATCACGTTGACCTTGGTGCCCTTGGTCTACTTGGTGCAATTTGTTTCCGGCAGAACCCGACAGATACTTACGGAGGACTTTATCCGAACGGCCAAAGCAAAGGGCCTGAGCCGGATCAAGATCTATATGCACCATGTTTTTCGAAATCTTCTCCCCTCCATCAGGGGTCAGCTTCACCAGCTGAATGCCACCCTGCTGGGAAATCTGCTCATCATTGAGTACTGGTTTAATTCACCTGGCATCACCCGGTTTCTCGATACCCGGGATTACTATTACCCACTGATGGCAAAAACCTTGATCTGTCTAATCCTTATTTATTGGATCGCCTATGGATGGATGAGACTCTTATTGTGGCTGATCGGAAAGAGGTTGGCTCATGATTAA
- a CDS encoding ABC transporter ATP-binding protein produces MRLRIEWTHVDKWVGTDDEQKGGDPSRRRRRGLLDFTVTLREGITVVLGPEASGKSTLLRVTSTVSVPDDGRITYVLDDQSYVWSRRMAAKGGAPPVASLRRKIGYVPPYRRLQMDLGLEESLVDLALYHGVSHPKRRAVETVARWGLAAYRRHPLRELPEHVASRYLMASSLVGDPVLWVVDEPSADLEDWGYRLFLAELKRRRGKGITLIATDDLELAEEADYLLLMESGSCRRIGQRKLLTSSVPDGTVASWYQAMQTFTARKTTHKR; encoded by the coding sequence ATGCGCTTGCGAATCGAATGGACTCACGTAGATAAATGGGTTGGCACCGATGATGAACAAAAGGGAGGGGACCCATCCCGGCGACGGCGAAGGGGATTGTTGGACTTTACCGTCACCCTCAGGGAAGGGATTACGGTGGTGCTGGGTCCGGAAGCCTCGGGCAAGAGCACTCTTCTGCGGGTCACCTCCACTGTTTCCGTTCCCGATGACGGCAGGATCACTTATGTGTTGGACGACCAATCTTATGTCTGGTCCAGGCGGATGGCCGCCAAGGGAGGGGCTCCCCCCGTCGCATCCCTGCGACGGAAAATCGGTTACGTACCCCCGTACAGGAGACTCCAGATGGATCTCGGTCTGGAGGAATCCCTGGTGGACCTGGCTCTTTACCATGGGGTGTCCCATCCGAAGAGGCGGGCGGTGGAGACCGTCGCCCGGTGGGGATTGGCCGCATATCGGAGGCATCCCTTGCGGGAGTTGCCGGAGCACGTGGCCTCCCGCTACCTGATGGCCTCCAGCTTGGTGGGTGATCCCGTGCTCTGGGTGGTGGACGAGCCAAGTGCAGATCTGGAGGACTGGGGATATCGCCTGTTCCTGGCCGAATTGAAGCGGCGGCGCGGAAAAGGGATCACATTGATTGCCACCGATGATCTGGAATTGGCGGAAGAGGCTGATTACCTGCTCCTGATGGAATCAGGTTCATGTCGCCGCATCGGACAACGGAAACTGCTGACCTCCAGTGTGCCGGACGGGACCGTCGCTTCCTGGTATCAGGCGATGCAAACATTCACCGCACGAAAGACAACCCATAAAAGATGA
- a CDS encoding VOC family protein, whose amino-acid sequence MKMKPLRIHHAQITIPRGAEEEARHFYCEVMGLTEIPKPDSLKGRGGFWLRLGDVETHVGTEDGVDRNRTKAHLAYQVEDLESWRRHLTEQGAAILDSIPIPGFDRFELRDPFGNRLELIEKK is encoded by the coding sequence ATGAAGATGAAGCCTCTCCGCATTCACCACGCACAGATCACCATCCCCCGAGGGGCGGAAGAGGAGGCCCGTCATTTTTACTGTGAGGTGATGGGACTCACGGAGATTCCCAAGCCTGACAGTCTGAAAGGCCGGGGCGGATTCTGGCTCCGGCTCGGGGATGTGGAGACCCACGTCGGAACCGAGGACGGAGTGGACCGCAACCGAACCAAGGCCCACCTGGCCTACCAAGTGGAGGATCTGGAATCCTGGCGTCGCCATCTGACGGAACAGGGCGCCGCCATCCTGGACTCCATCCCCATCCCGGGCTTTGACCGCTTCGAACTGCGGGACCCCTTCGGCAATCGGTTGGAATTGATAGAGAAAAAATGA
- a CDS encoding flavin monoamine oxidase family protein — translation MPLGSLKDGEMIRIIRTGLTRTHHPQKVIIVGAGMAGLVAASLLKDAGHRVEILEASGRIGGRILTIRSPFTDGLYMEAGAMRIPGNHFLVFEYLRKWGLTVTPFQNDTPMDLICVNGVRIRQWEYQRQPDLLRYPVWPRERGESADTLLRRALRPFLSLYRRLSPEGKRRLIREMDGYSMETYLRHNPWGAALSPEAVEMIKVIWDLEGLSENSFLGILEILDLFLNPRLHFYEITGGFDRLPGAFLPQLKEEIRLRQQMVKIRQEPDRVLIYTRNRETGKLEQYGGDTAIVTIPFSVLRWVDVEPRASFSHNKWKAIRELQYIPTVKTGLQFKSRFWEQEGHQGGKAVTDLPIRFVYYPNHGIGSDGPGVVLASYTWGDDAAPWNSLSADERISRALENVARLHGPRVYREFVTGSSFSWTRHPWSAGSFSLYEPLQYTELFPFIPTPEGRVHFAGEHTSSNPGWIEGAIESGIRAAVEVNGDRRRK, via the coding sequence ATGCCGTTGGGATCATTAAAGGACGGGGAGATGATCCGGATCATTCGTACGGGTTTGACCCGAACCCATCATCCCCAAAAAGTGATCATCGTGGGAGCGGGGATGGCAGGTCTGGTGGCGGCATCTCTTCTGAAGGATGCCGGCCATCGTGTGGAGATTTTGGAAGCTTCCGGCCGAATCGGGGGCCGGATCCTGACCATCCGCTCCCCTTTCACTGACGGCCTGTATATGGAGGCGGGGGCGATGCGCATTCCCGGGAACCATTTTTTGGTGTTTGAGTATTTACGGAAATGGGGTTTGACGGTCACCCCCTTCCAAAATGATACTCCCATGGATCTGATTTGCGTCAACGGAGTCCGCATCCGGCAATGGGAATATCAGCGGCAGCCGGATCTTCTTCGTTATCCGGTGTGGCCCCGGGAGAGAGGGGAAAGCGCAGACACATTGTTGCGAAGGGCACTCCGGCCATTCCTTTCTCTGTACCGGCGATTATCTCCGGAGGGGAAACGGCGGTTGATCCGGGAAATGGATGGCTACTCCATGGAGACCTATCTTCGTCACAACCCATGGGGGGCGGCGCTGTCTCCGGAGGCAGTGGAGATGATCAAGGTGATTTGGGACCTGGAAGGTTTATCGGAAAATTCCTTTCTCGGCATCCTGGAGATTCTCGATCTCTTTCTGAATCCCCGGCTGCATTTCTACGAGATCACCGGTGGTTTTGACCGACTGCCCGGGGCATTTCTGCCCCAACTGAAAGAGGAGATCCGGTTGCGGCAACAGATGGTGAAGATCCGTCAGGAGCCGGATCGTGTGCTGATCTACACCCGGAACCGGGAGACAGGCAAGCTGGAGCAATATGGAGGGGACACAGCCATCGTAACTATTCCTTTCTCTGTCCTGCGCTGGGTGGACGTGGAGCCCCGGGCCTCCTTCTCCCATAACAAATGGAAGGCGATCCGGGAGCTCCAATATATTCCCACAGTCAAAACCGGACTTCAATTTAAGAGCCGGTTCTGGGAGCAGGAAGGTCATCAGGGCGGAAAAGCGGTGACAGATCTGCCAATCCGCTTCGTCTACTATCCCAATCACGGGATCGGAAGCGACGGTCCCGGGGTTGTTCTGGCCAGCTACACCTGGGGGGATGACGCCGCCCCCTGGAACAGTTTGTCGGCGGATGAACGGATCTCACGGGCCTTGGAAAATGTGGCCCGGTTGCACGGTCCCCGGGTATATCGGGAGTTTGTCACCGGCTCTTCCTTCAGCTGGACCCGCCATCCTTGGAGTGCGGGGTCCTTCTCCCTGTATGAACCGCTTCAGTACACCGAGCTGTTTCCCTTTATTCCCACTCCGGAGGGGAGGGTTCACTTTGCCGGGGAACACACCTCATCCAACCCGGGCTGGATCGAGGGTGCCATTGAATCGGGGATCCGGGCGGCGGTGGAGGTGAACGGGGACAGGAGGAGAAAATGA